TTCAACGACTTCTTTCATAAGTATTGGTGACGCATATGCTTCAATACTGGAAGCGATTGCTAGTACAGCCCCAATAATAAGAAAAAAACAAGTATAACGAATTAATAACGGTAATAGTGGCTCGTTGATCTTTCGAATAAATTGATGCTTAATCATACGTAAGGAAAAACTAGCAGCAATCGTTGTCATGATAAGAAATGCTGGAATAATAATTAAATTTTGCGGTAAAACGGAGACAAAGGCTAATAATAGTCCGTTCCAGCCATGTTGACTTACTAAAAAACCAACTGTAAACCCAATCACGACTCCTTTTAAAAATAATAAAATAAAAATAAGTGGTAACCCAATAATAGAAATTCCTAGTATCCAAATAAATCCAATATATTTCAATTGGGAAACGTAACTCTCACGAAACATTTCACTCGCAAGTGCAAATTCCCCTTTTGAGACTTGTCCAAAAAAACGACTTAAGTAAAATGATAAATCTTGCTTTTGATTCACCTGTAAGCTATTTACAAGTATTGCTCCAAACACCACGCCCATCAATAGTAACACTGAAACAAATATATAAAGCGATGAGTTTTCTTGTAGATGAGCTATTACACGATCTTGCCAAGTTTTTCGCAACATTCTTCTTCCCTCCGTTCATACTCTTACTAAAAATGTATGAACAAGAGAAAAAAAGTATGATTAATTAAGATTGAAATTCCGTCCTACTTTGCTAAACTTAAAAGTAGAGAATAGGAGGGATTTCCTTTGAAACCATTATTATTAGATTTTCCAACATTATTTCAGACGGAGCGTTTACAAGTACGCAAGCCATTTCCAGGCGACGGATCCGAGGTCTATGAAGCAATTCAAGCTTCTTTAGAAGATTTGCAACCGTGGATTCCCGTTACAATCGACACCGAAGACAAGGCTGAAGAAATCGTCCGAGAAGCTCACGGACAATTTCTACTTCGTGAAACATTAGCCTTTCACTTATATGATAAAGCCTCTAGTACTTTTATCGGAGCTCTTACTCTTCAGCCAGAAAACTGGGATATTCCAAAGTTTTCGCTTCATTTCTGGTTACATAGCGCTTATACAAAACAAGGATATATGACAGAAGCTGTGAAAGGCGCTGTTCAATTCGCATTTGATAAACTTGGCGCTAGAAGACTTGAAATTCGCTGCGATGCAACAAATGCAAATGCATGTGCTGTAGCAGAGCGACTTGAGTTTATTTTAGAAGGTACACATGAAAATGATTTTCTCGCTCCAGACGGTACATTACATGATACACGCGTCTATGCGAAAATCAACTAAAACACTCGCCTAAGGCGAGTGTTTATTTTTGTAATTGTAAATATTGCACAGCAAACATTGTCTTTGCATCATGAATACGTTGACTTTTCATAAGTGAAATCGCTTCTTCTAATGATACTTCCATAAGCTCTACAAATTCATCTTCATCTAAAGCCGCTTTATCTTCTTTTCTTTTTAACCCTGTTGCTTTATATACATACAAAATTTCGTCGGCAAAACCTGGCGATGTATAAAAGGATGTAACAAATTCCATTTTTTCACATACATATCCAGTTTCTTCTTCCAATTCACGAACAGCCGTTACTTCAGGTTTCTCTCCTGGCTCCAATTTTCCAGCAGGAATCTCCACAATCTCTTTCTCTAGCGCTTTACGATATTGCTCAACAAGAACGATTTTTCCTTCGTCCGTTATTGCAATAATCGCAACCGCTCCAGGATGATTGACAATCTCACGTTTACTCATTTCGCCATTTGGCAATACTACTTCATCAACGCGAACTTTAATAACTTTCCCATCAAAAATGGGTTCCGTTGCAACCGTTCTTTCTGCAAGATTACTCACACTTATCCATCTCCCTAATTCTATTTCCTATTCGTTCTTCATATATTTTACCACAATGAAAGGAGCTTGATAAAAATGAAAATATACATTTTGCCTAATCGAGTCACATTAGTCGGTAAAGCTTGGCAAATTCGCAATAAATTAAAGCAATACGGAAAAGAATACGAAACGGTACAAGATTGGATTACGAAAACAAAAAGGTAAACATTTGTCAACCTTCTTTCCCTTCCGTACAATATAAGTAAGGAGGTTGACAAATGAAAAAACGCCAATTAGGACATTCAGATTTATATGTGACTGAGATGGGACTTGGCTGCATGTCTCTTGGTACAGAAGAAAAGCAAGCCATTTCTATTATTCATGAAGCAATCGATTTAGGAATAAACTTTTTTGATACAGCAGACTTATATCATTATGGACTAAATGAAGAATTTGTCGGAAAAGCTTTGAAAGGAAAACGTGATCAAGTTATTTTAACAACAAAAGTCGGAAATCGCTGGACATCCGAAAAAAATGGATGGTCTTGGGATCCTTCTAAAACTTATATAAAAACAGAAGTAAAAGAAAGCCTAAGACGCCTCCAAACCGATTATATTGATTTATATCAACTGCATGGAGGAACGATAGAAGATCCGATTGAGGAAATAATTGAAGCGTTTGAAGAGTTAAAACAAGAAGGAATCATCCGTCATTACGGTATCTCTTCTATTCGTCCAAATGTGATTCGCGAATATATAAAACGCTCTAATATCGTGAGTGTATTGATGGAATATAGCTTATTAAATCGCCGACCTGAAGAATGGTTTCCACTGCTTCAAGAACATCAAATTAGCGTTATTGCAAGAGGTTCACTTGCAAAAGGATTATTGACAGATGACAATGAGAGAAAAGTAGAAAAAGTGAAGGAAAAAGAGTACCTTTCTTATTCTTATCCTGAATTAACTCGCACTTTAACTACGATAAAAGAAGTTACGAAAGAACGTTCATTAACTGAAACTGCTCTTCAATATTGTTTACACAATCCGATTGTAGCAGCTGCCATTCCTGGTGCAAGCTCTATTCAACAATTGCGAGAAAATGTACAAGCCTATTCAAAAAGTTCATTAACGAATGAAGAATATAAACAAATCCAAGCTGCTGTAAAATGTGATACATATGCACTACATCGATAAAAAAGCTACCAAATGGTAGCTTTTTTTTACATTGTATCGTACTTATCAGGATTTGTCCCAATACGTACATTACAATCTAATGTATCAATTTGTTTCATTTCATCTTCTGTTAATGAAAAATCAAAGATCGTAAAGTTCTCTTTAATACGAGATGGTGTAACGGACTTTGGAATGGTTACAATGCCACTTTGAATATCCCAGCGTAAAATAATTTGGGCAGGTGTTTTGTTATATTTACTAGCAATCTCTTGAATAATCGGATGCTCAAATACTTCTCTCCCCCTCATTAACGGGCTCCACGCTTCCATTTGAATTTGTTTGTTTTGACAAAAGTCACGCAACTCAAACTGCGCAAACATTGGATGCAACTCCACTTGGTTTACCATCGGCTTCACATGACAGTTGGCTAAAAGACGTTCTAAATGATGTTGATGGAAATTAGAAACTCCAATCGCTCGCACTTTCCCTTCTTTATATAACTTCTCTAGAGCTCGGTATGTATCGATATACTTTCCTCTAACTGGCCAGTGAATTAAATATAAATCTACATAATCCATTTGTAACTTTTCCAAACTTTTTTCAAACGCTTGAAGCGTCTCTTCATATCCTTGATAATCATTCCATACTTTTGTTGTAATAAATAACTCTTCACGCGGAATACCCGAGTTACGAACCGCTTCACCGACACCGCTTTCATTTTCATATACTGCCGCTGTATCAATAGAACGATACCCAATTTCTAAAGCCGTTTTTACCGCTCGTTTTACTTCTTCTCCCTCTTTGGCTTTATATACCCCTAAACCAAGCATTGGCATTTTCACACCGTTATGAAGTGTCGTTGTTGGAATATACATGATTGCTCCTCCTTCTTTATCCCTGCAATATAAAAACTTAATCAACAAGTTCTATCATTTTTATAACCTTCACTTCATTTGAACAAGATTTACGAAAAAAGTCAAAACATACACACAGTTTACATAATTTTTCTTCCCTCTTCCCTGTAAAATAACGTAAACCTACTCACTTGCGTTATTTTCTAACCATTCTTTTGCTTTTTTATCAATATTCCGTATAAATTTCGTTTTTCCTTCTGTATACTTTCCGCCATCATATGTATACTTTGTAGCTAATTCGTTTTTTAAAGTTGCATAAGCTTCTGCTTCTTCGCAGTGTGCAATCATATAGTCACGAAATGCTAGATGCCTTATAATTTCTGGATTTCCTCTTTCAAAGACATGTAAATGATAGGAACGTTTTTCTTCTGTTCCATGCATGAAGAAACGGCGACCACTAATACCATTTTCTC
The window above is part of the Bacillus cytotoxicus NVH 391-98 genome. Proteins encoded here:
- a CDS encoding GNAT family N-acetyltransferase — encoded protein: MKPLLLDFPTLFQTERLQVRKPFPGDGSEVYEAIQASLEDLQPWIPVTIDTEDKAEEIVREAHGQFLLRETLAFHLYDKASSTFIGALTLQPENWDIPKFSLHFWLHSAYTKQGYMTEAVKGAVQFAFDKLGARRLEIRCDATNANACAVAERLEFILEGTHENDFLAPDGTLHDTRVYAKIN
- the spoIIM gene encoding stage II sporulation protein M; translated protein: MLRKTWQDRVIAHLQENSSLYIFVSVLLLMGVVFGAILVNSLQVNQKQDLSFYLSRFFGQVSKGEFALASEMFRESYVSQLKYIGFIWILGISIIGLPLIFILLFLKGVVIGFTVGFLVSQHGWNGLLLAFVSVLPQNLIIIPAFLIMTTIAASFSLRMIKHQFIRKINEPLLPLLIRYTCFFLIIGAVLAIASSIEAYASPILMKEVVEVINKK
- a CDS encoding aldo/keto reductase; translation: MKKRQLGHSDLYVTEMGLGCMSLGTEEKQAISIIHEAIDLGINFFDTADLYHYGLNEEFVGKALKGKRDQVILTTKVGNRWTSEKNGWSWDPSKTYIKTEVKESLRRLQTDYIDLYQLHGGTIEDPIEEIIEAFEELKQEGIIRHYGISSIRPNVIREYIKRSNIVSVLMEYSLLNRRPEEWFPLLQEHQISVIARGSLAKGLLTDDNERKVEKVKEKEYLSYSYPELTRTLTTIKEVTKERSLTETALQYCLHNPIVAAAIPGASSIQQLRENVQAYSKSSLTNEEYKQIQAAVKCDTYALHR
- the mciZ gene encoding Z-ring formation inhibitor MciZ, whose protein sequence is MKIYILPNRVTLVGKAWQIRNKLKQYGKEYETVQDWITKTKR
- a CDS encoding NUDIX domain-containing protein translates to MSNLAERTVATEPIFDGKVIKVRVDEVVLPNGEMSKREIVNHPGAVAIIAITDEGKIVLVEQYRKALEKEIVEIPAGKLEPGEKPEVTAVRELEEETGYVCEKMEFVTSFYTSPGFADEILYVYKATGLKRKEDKAALDEDEFVELMEVSLEEAISLMKSQRIHDAKTMFAVQYLQLQK
- a CDS encoding aldo/keto reductase, whose translation is MYIPTTTLHNGVKMPMLGLGVYKAKEGEEVKRAVKTALEIGYRSIDTAAVYENESGVGEAVRNSGIPREELFITTKVWNDYQGYEETLQAFEKSLEKLQMDYVDLYLIHWPVRGKYIDTYRALEKLYKEGKVRAIGVSNFHQHHLERLLANCHVKPMVNQVELHPMFAQFELRDFCQNKQIQMEAWSPLMRGREVFEHPIIQEIASKYNKTPAQIILRWDIQSGIVTIPKSVTPSRIKENFTIFDFSLTEDEMKQIDTLDCNVRIGTNPDKYDTM
- a CDS encoding GrpB family protein, whose product is MRKIVVVPYENHWGEKFQAEAKRLKEAMPERVKIHHIGSTSVPGLAAKPIVDMIMEVENIERVDEWNKLFEKLGYIVKGENGISGRRFFMHGTEEKRSYHLHVFERGNPEIIRHLAFRDYMIAHCEEAEAYATLKNELATKYTYDGGKYTEGKTKFIRNIDKKAKEWLENNASE